The following are from one region of the Microbacterium paraoxydans genome:
- a CDS encoding YcnI family copper-binding membrane protein — protein MSNTTIRPRRPRRTLLGATGIVGGLALALAVPAMAGAHVSVSPDELAAGDHGVLTFSFSHGCGTSPTTALRITMPDGLASVAPTLDGDWTIQVERGDDGLVSAVTYTALTPVPTDLRGAVSMSVGLDEDTPETLAFPVVQQCVDGATEWTQLAEKGEDPHDLDSPAPVVTVTDGTADGHGTSAAPQPATADDGDDALGIALGAGGLLAGVAALVVAVLAFRRRA, from the coding sequence ATGTCGAACACCACCATCCGTCCCCGTCGTCCGCGCCGCACCCTTCTCGGAGCCACCGGCATCGTCGGCGGACTGGCCCTCGCCCTCGCCGTCCCCGCGATGGCCGGGGCGCACGTCAGCGTCAGCCCCGACGAGCTCGCCGCGGGCGACCACGGCGTGCTGACCTTCTCGTTCTCGCACGGCTGCGGCACCTCGCCCACCACGGCCCTGCGCATCACCATGCCGGACGGCCTCGCCTCGGTCGCCCCGACGCTCGACGGCGACTGGACCATCCAGGTCGAGCGCGGCGACGACGGTCTCGTGAGCGCCGTCACGTACACCGCCCTCACCCCTGTGCCGACCGACCTGCGCGGCGCCGTGAGCATGTCGGTGGGCCTGGACGAGGACACGCCCGAGACGCTCGCCTTCCCGGTGGTCCAGCAGTGCGTGGACGGCGCGACCGAGTGGACGCAGCTCGCCGAGAAGGGTGAGGACCCGCACGACCTCGACTCCCCCGCGCCTGTCGTGACGGTCACCGACGGCACCGCGGACGGTCACGGCACGAGCGCCGCGCCGCAGCCCGCGACGGCTGATGACGGCGACGACGCGCTGGGCATCGCCCTGGGTGCCGGCGGCCTGCTCGCTGGCGTCGCGGCGCTCGTGGTCGCGGTACTCGCCTTCCGTCGACGCGCCTGA
- a CDS encoding M50 family metallopeptidase, producing the protein MEFLLYLGGIVFMLIGLGLSIGLHEVGHLVPAKLFGVRVGQYMIGFGPRLWSKRIGETEYGFKLLPLGGFISMSGMYPSSKDSGPASGAFRTLIQDARSANDETIAEGAEDRVFYKLPVWKRVIVMLGGPLMNLLLAVVIFTVLVSGIGVQQGTTTVAAVNECVVPASSTATECGADDPESPAAAADVQPGDVLVSIDGKPVSTFAEATAIVQASPGDPLALVVRRDGSERTLTLTPIAAERTLTDASGQPVLDDDGDPVVKEVGYAGMIAQMGYVQQPLTAGPQLAADTVARVGSLIVTLPVRLWDVGVSLVTGGERDPNGPLSVVGVGRLAGEVAATDAPVLNRFAVLLGLLGSLNVALFVFNLIPLLPLDGGHIVVALWEGVKRAWAKLFRRPPPAPVDATKLVPLTVVVATLLIAMGALLLVADLFNPVKLLG; encoded by the coding sequence GTGGAATTCCTGCTCTATCTGGGCGGCATCGTGTTCATGCTGATCGGCCTCGGCCTCTCGATCGGTCTGCACGAGGTCGGCCACCTCGTCCCCGCGAAGCTCTTCGGCGTGCGTGTCGGCCAGTACATGATCGGCTTCGGGCCGCGCCTGTGGTCGAAGCGGATCGGCGAGACGGAGTACGGTTTCAAGCTGCTGCCCCTCGGCGGCTTCATCTCGATGTCGGGCATGTATCCGTCATCGAAGGACAGCGGGCCGGCATCCGGGGCGTTCCGCACGCTCATCCAGGACGCGCGCTCAGCCAACGACGAGACGATCGCGGAAGGCGCGGAGGACCGGGTCTTCTACAAGCTGCCGGTGTGGAAGCGCGTGATCGTGATGCTCGGCGGGCCGCTCATGAATCTCCTGCTGGCCGTGGTCATCTTCACCGTCCTCGTCAGCGGGATCGGTGTGCAGCAGGGCACCACGACGGTCGCGGCGGTGAACGAGTGCGTGGTTCCCGCGTCGTCGACGGCGACCGAGTGCGGGGCCGATGATCCGGAGTCTCCGGCCGCTGCGGCCGATGTGCAGCCCGGCGACGTCCTCGTGTCGATCGACGGGAAGCCGGTGTCGACCTTCGCCGAGGCCACCGCCATCGTCCAGGCCTCACCGGGCGATCCCCTCGCCCTCGTCGTGCGCCGGGACGGCTCCGAGCGGACGCTGACCCTCACGCCCATCGCCGCGGAGCGCACCCTCACGGATGCGAGCGGGCAGCCGGTGCTCGACGACGACGGCGATCCCGTCGTGAAGGAGGTCGGCTACGCGGGGATGATCGCGCAGATGGGCTACGTACAGCAGCCGCTGACCGCCGGACCCCAGCTGGCGGCGGACACCGTCGCCCGGGTCGGCTCGCTGATCGTCACGCTGCCGGTGCGGCTGTGGGACGTCGGGGTCTCGCTCGTGACGGGAGGGGAACGCGATCCGAACGGACCGCTGAGCGTCGTCGGCGTCGGGCGTCTCGCGGGCGAGGTGGCCGCGACGGACGCTCCGGTGCTCAACCGGTTCGCCGTGCTGCTCGGCCTTCTCGGCTCGCTCAACGTCGCGCTCTTCGTCTTCAACCTCATCCCGCTGCTGCCGCTCGACGGCGGGCACATCGTCGTCGCGCTGTGGGAGGGGGTCAAGCGGGCGTGGGCGAAGCTCTTCCGGCGGCCGCCGCCGGCGCCGGTCGACGCCACCAAGCTCGTGCCGCTGACCGTCGTCGTCGCGACGCTGCTGATCGCGATGGGCGCGCTCCTGCTCGTGGCCGACCTGTTCAACCCGGTCAAGCTCCTGGGCTGA
- a CDS encoding chorismate-binding protein — translation MTLSRLDELSADPTASFVLIARDGTDTVELLTGDVTDVELLADIPLTVDGEPREVFALVPYRQVRERGFVAQDDGAPLRCLVVAEHLHLPTAAVLAALPSSPVPLRDEGFDIADEEYAAIVETVIADEIGRGEGANFVIRRDFTATVDTDERTAALTWFRALLAHERGAYWTFAVVTPGHIAVGASPEAHVVARGGIVTMNPISGTFRHPAGGATKETLTGFLTSTKETEELFMVVDEELKMMSAVCADGGRITGPHLKEMSRLTHTEYMLRGRSGLDPRDILRETMFAPTVTGSPMQNACAVIRRHERKPRGYYSGVAALFTPNADGGHDLDAPILIRTVYLQDGALSVPVGATLVRHSDPHGEVSETHGKAAGVLGAIGAIDRDRVAEARSDADAPGEPRRLADDPDVAALLSSRNARLAEFWLNPQGEDFTGPFSGRSALVVDAEDRFTTMLAHQLRHLGLDVTIASWDDVDDEAVETADLVVAGPGPGDPRDGASPRIARMREVVAARLQAHSPLLAVCLSHQILADRMGIALTPLDAPHQGLQKAVPVFGEDASIGFYNTFTARVDPGVTTVGTAEVSADPVTGDVYALRGDGFASVQGHLESILSRDGIRTLERLAAHALA, via the coding sequence ATGACCCTCTCTCGCCTCGACGAGCTCAGCGCCGATCCCACCGCGTCCTTCGTGCTGATCGCCCGGGACGGCACGGACACCGTGGAGCTGCTCACCGGCGACGTGACCGACGTCGAGCTGCTCGCCGACATCCCGCTGACCGTCGACGGAGAGCCGCGGGAGGTGTTCGCGCTCGTCCCGTATCGACAGGTCCGCGAGCGCGGCTTCGTGGCTCAGGACGACGGCGCCCCGCTGCGCTGCCTCGTCGTGGCGGAGCACCTCCACCTGCCGACCGCCGCCGTGCTCGCCGCGCTCCCCTCGTCCCCGGTCCCCCTGCGTGACGAGGGCTTCGACATCGCGGACGAGGAGTACGCCGCGATCGTGGAGACGGTGATCGCCGACGAGATCGGCCGCGGCGAGGGCGCGAACTTCGTCATCCGCCGCGACTTCACCGCGACCGTCGACACCGATGAGCGCACCGCGGCGCTCACCTGGTTCCGAGCGCTCCTCGCCCACGAGCGCGGCGCGTATTGGACGTTCGCGGTCGTCACCCCCGGTCATATCGCGGTCGGCGCGAGCCCCGAGGCGCACGTCGTGGCCCGCGGTGGCATCGTCACCATGAATCCCATCTCGGGCACGTTCCGGCATCCGGCGGGCGGCGCGACCAAGGAGACGCTCACCGGCTTCCTCACGTCGACCAAGGAGACCGAGGAGCTGTTCATGGTCGTCGACGAGGAGCTCAAGATGATGAGCGCCGTCTGCGCCGACGGCGGACGCATCACGGGTCCGCATCTGAAGGAGATGTCGCGGCTGACGCACACCGAGTACATGCTGCGCGGCCGGAGCGGGCTGGACCCGCGGGACATCCTCCGCGAGACGATGTTCGCCCCGACCGTCACCGGCTCCCCCATGCAGAACGCCTGCGCCGTGATCCGGCGGCACGAGCGCAAGCCCCGGGGCTACTACTCCGGGGTGGCCGCGCTGTTCACCCCCAACGCCGATGGCGGGCACGACCTCGACGCGCCCATCCTCATCCGCACCGTGTACCTGCAGGACGGCGCGCTGAGCGTGCCCGTCGGCGCGACCCTCGTCCGGCACTCGGACCCGCACGGCGAGGTCTCCGAGACCCACGGCAAGGCCGCGGGCGTGCTCGGCGCCATCGGCGCGATCGACCGGGATCGTGTGGCCGAGGCGCGGAGCGACGCCGACGCCCCCGGTGAGCCCCGGCGTCTCGCGGACGACCCGGACGTCGCCGCGCTGCTCTCCTCGCGCAACGCCCGCCTCGCCGAATTCTGGCTGAATCCACAGGGCGAGGACTTCACCGGTCCGTTCTCCGGCCGCTCCGCCCTCGTGGTCGACGCCGAGGACCGCTTCACGACGATGCTCGCGCATCAGCTGCGGCACCTCGGGCTCGACGTGACCATCGCCTCCTGGGACGACGTGGACGACGAGGCGGTCGAGACGGCCGATCTCGTCGTCGCCGGCCCCGGTCCGGGAGACCCCCGCGACGGCGCGAGCCCGCGCATCGCGCGGATGCGCGAGGTCGTGGCGGCCCGCCTGCAGGCGCATTCGCCGTTGCTCGCGGTCTGCCTGAGCCACCAGATCCTGGCGGACCGGATGGGGATCGCGTTGACGCCTCTCGACGCTCCGCACCAAGGGCTGCAGAAGGCCGTGCCGGTGTTCGGCGAGGACGCCTCGATCGGGTTCTACAACACCTTCACTGCGCGGGTCGACCCCGGAGTGACCACGGTGGGCACGGCCGAGGTCTCCGCCGATCCGGTGACCGGGGACGTCTACGCGCTTCGCGGCGACGGCTTCGCATCGGTGCAGGGCCACCTCGAATCGATCCTGTCCCGCGACGGCATCCGCACGCTGGAGCGTCTGGCCGCGCACGCCCTGGCCTGA